One window of Sphingomonas sp. KC8 genomic DNA carries:
- a CDS encoding N-acyl-D-amino-acid deacylase family protein yields the protein MADYDLVLRGGLVADGNGGEPQLGDVAISGDRIVAVGVVAGAGAREIDVAGRVVTPGFVDVHTHYDGQAIWSDRLNPSSQHGVTTVVVGNCGVGFAPCRAADHDLLINVMEGVEDIPGVVMAEGLDWAWESFPEYLDALDARPRDIDIAAYLPHSPLRVYAMGDRGAAREAANEDDLARMRLIAKEAIEAGALGFATSRTFIHRTAAGSQIPSFEASQAELEAVAMGLADAGDGIIQAVLDVPMRSWDDEISMLRDVMRRTGRPATFTLAAPNTGPKLWEPVLAILDEAHAEGQALTAQVFPRPVGMIAGLELSTNPFCLCPSYQPIAMLPLAEKVAAMRDPALRAKLVAEAPADGHPLTQMGRAWDWMFPLGAQPNYEPSLDISVSALARQRGVTPEEVAYDLLLEDDGHAMLLIALGNFHEGRLDAVRAMLDHPNTVIGLGDGGAHYGVICDASFPTFTLTYWVRDRKDDRIGLGEAVKMLTLEPARAVGLHDRGLIAPGYKADLNVIDLDRLRLCRPEVRYDLPAGGRRLDQRAEGYDFTIVSGTIIAERDVPTAARPGRLVRGSRPTPTQLEAAE from the coding sequence ATGGCGGATTATGATCTCGTGTTGCGGGGCGGCCTTGTCGCCGACGGCAATGGCGGCGAACCGCAATTGGGTGACGTGGCGATCAGCGGCGATCGGATCGTCGCGGTCGGCGTGGTCGCCGGGGCCGGCGCGCGCGAAATCGATGTCGCCGGGCGTGTCGTCACCCCCGGCTTTGTCGATGTTCACACCCATTATGATGGGCAGGCGATCTGGTCGGATCGGCTCAACCCGTCGTCCCAACATGGCGTGACGACGGTTGTGGTCGGCAATTGCGGCGTTGGTTTCGCACCTTGCCGCGCGGCCGATCATGACCTGCTGATCAACGTGATGGAAGGCGTGGAGGATATTCCCGGCGTTGTCATGGCCGAAGGGCTGGACTGGGCCTGGGAAAGTTTCCCCGAATATCTGGACGCGCTGGATGCGCGGCCGCGCGATATCGATATCGCGGCCTATCTGCCGCACAGCCCGTTGCGGGTTTATGCGATGGGTGATCGCGGTGCCGCGCGCGAAGCGGCCAATGAGGACGATCTTGCCCGGATGCGCCTGATCGCGAAGGAAGCGATCGAGGCCGGCGCGCTGGGTTTCGCCACGTCGCGCACCTTCATCCACCGCACGGCAGCGGGCAGCCAGATCCCCAGCTTCGAAGCCTCGCAGGCCGAACTGGAAGCGGTGGCGATGGGGCTGGCCGATGCGGGCGATGGCATCATCCAGGCGGTGCTCGACGTGCCGATGCGCAGTTGGGACGATGAAATCAGCATGTTGCGCGATGTGATGCGCCGCACCGGCCGCCCCGCCACCTTCACGCTCGCCGCGCCCAATACCGGCCCGAAATTGTGGGAACCGGTGCTGGCGATCCTCGACGAAGCCCATGCCGAAGGTCAGGCGTTGACCGCGCAGGTCTTTCCCCGCCCGGTTGGCATGATCGCCGGGCTGGAATTGTCGACCAACCCGTTCTGCCTGTGCCCCAGCTACCAGCCGATCGCCATGTTGCCGCTGGCGGAAAAGGTTGCCGCGATGCGCGACCCGGCATTGCGGGCCAAGCTGGTGGCGGAAGCCCCGGCCGATGGCCACCCGCTGACGCAGATGGGCCGGGCATGGGACTGGATGTTCCCGCTGGGCGCACAACCCAATTACGAACCATCGCTTGATATCAGCGTCTCGGCGCTCGCCCGGCAGCGCGGTGTGACGCCAGAGGAAGTGGCCTATGACCTGCTTCTGGAAGATGATGGCCATGCGATGTTGCTGATCGCGCTGGGCAATTTTCACGAAGGCCGGCTTGATGCGGTTCGCGCGATGCTCGATCATCCGAATACGGTGATCGGCCTTGGCGATGGCGGCGCGCATTATGGCGTGATCTGCGATGCCAGCTTCCCGACGTTCACGCTCACTTATTGGGTGCGCGATCGCAAGGATGACCGGATCGGCCTTGGCGAAGCGGTGAAGATGCTGACCCTGGAACCCGCCCGTGCCGTGGGTTTGCACGATCGCGGGCTGATCGCGCCCGGTTACAAGGCCGATCTCAACGTCATCGATCTCGATCGGCTGCGGCTGTGCCGGCCCGAGGTGCGTTATGATCTGCCTGCGGGCGGCCGCCGGCTCGATCAACGGGCGGAAGGGTATGATTTCACTATCGTTTCGGGAACCATCATCGCGGAACGGGATGTGCCGACGGCGGCCCGCCCCGGCCGGCTGGTGCGCGGTTCCCGACCAACCCCGACACAGCTGGAGGCTGCGGAATGA
- a CDS encoding Coq4 family protein, with protein MNDIPYLLRGVQPVATESSVLVSSSKYLNDPRMREWIANIALKRNGPDFPAQAEMYPLIGLLDELQDKDRIEELFTAERAKNPALDAWFNEGFLSDFDTDYFKSFPEGTLGHIFYRDVIEKNFDIVIYEKPLPKTQFEYFLYRAGQNHDLEHIMTGGDFNYMGELVPAWFRITNHFKHLSPELATEVSLSYLFVTMRYSIRTLLHYPTVWQTCQNAIERGMRCGHASGPLFMAKYEDVLHLPLEEARLRLDVHEAEFVDTTGPSMVWAGREAVDA; from the coding sequence ATGAATGATATCCCCTATCTGTTGCGCGGCGTTCAGCCGGTTGCCACCGAAAGTTCGGTGCTGGTCAGTTCATCCAAATATCTGAATGACCCGCGGATGCGCGAATGGATCGCGAACATCGCGCTCAAGCGCAACGGCCCGGATTTTCCGGCTCAGGCTGAAATGTACCCGCTGATCGGTCTGCTCGATGAGTTGCAGGACAAGGACCGGATCGAGGAATTGTTCACCGCCGAACGGGCGAAGAACCCCGCGCTCGATGCGTGGTTCAACGAAGGATTCCTGTCGGATTTCGATACCGACTATTTCAAGAGCTTTCCGGAAGGGACGCTGGGCCACATCTTTTATCGCGACGTGATCGAAAAGAATTTCGATATCGTCATTTATGAAAAGCCGCTGCCCAAGACGCAGTTTGAATATTTCCTCTACCGCGCCGGCCAGAATCACGATCTGGAACACATCATGACCGGCGGTGATTTCAACTATATGGGCGAACTGGTGCCTGCGTGGTTCCGTATCACCAACCATTTCAAGCATCTCAGCCCCGAACTCGCGACCGAAGTGTCGTTAAGCTATCTGTTCGTGACGATGCGCTATTCGATCCGCACGCTGCTCCATTACCCAACGGTGTGGCAGACGTGCCAGAATGCGATCGAACGGGGAATGCGCTGCGGCCATGCCTCCGGCCCGCTGTTCATGGCCAAATATGAAGATGTGCTGCACCTGCCGCTGGAGGAAGCGCGGCTGCGGCTGGACGTGCACGAAGCCGAATTCGTCGACACCACCGGCCCGTCGATGGTGTGGGCAGGCCGCGAAGCGGTGGACGCCTGA
- a CDS encoding TetR/AcrR family transcriptional regulator, producing the protein MTAIIIAPDRDRRQRIMAEAAVHFLRDGFERTSIDRIAAGARVSKQTIYEHFRSKEELFDRVVRAELRDMPAEGLVAGGDVQAALDRFALGVAAAFAEPRNHGLFRASMVVTRRFTVLANALHDYRRGTSRALADYLDRLLAEGRLAPFEGTALDLATRIGGMAVEGSRYFLGEPLPAAAVGAAQARLAVAIFLHGFRAAADLDQGDDVAPAALVPALAPGSAQMRLSAERFAGLCAAAVAEFVASGFEGASIDRIIAAAGVGRSTIYRQFGNKDGLFRYVIGREIAAIIADEVAAPAGPDIESRLAMLARIALERHLEPASIGLHHLLVQEAKAFPDLARAFYAAQVARVGRPFAALLVQEGAPSPSPAVVRAFHTLATFGVRYFATVRSVSEDERAMASRQAARIIHRGLGVENPIDTAV; encoded by the coding sequence ATGACGGCGATCATCATCGCCCCTGATCGGGATCGGCGGCAGCGGATCATGGCCGAAGCCGCGGTCCATTTCCTGCGCGACGGGTTCGAACGCACCAGCATCGATCGCATCGCCGCCGGCGCGCGGGTCAGCAAGCAAACGATCTATGAACATTTCCGTTCGAAGGAGGAATTGTTCGATCGGGTGGTCCGGGCGGAATTGCGCGACATGCCGGCCGAAGGGCTGGTGGCAGGCGGCGACGTTCAGGCGGCGCTCGATCGGTTTGCGCTGGGTGTCGCGGCGGCCTTTGCCGAACCGCGCAATCATGGCCTGTTTCGCGCCAGCATGGTTGTCACGCGTCGATTCACGGTGCTGGCCAACGCGCTGCATGATTACCGACGCGGCACCAGCCGGGCGCTAGCCGATTATCTGGATCGGCTGCTGGCTGAGGGACGTCTCGCGCCGTTCGAAGGCACCGCGCTCGATCTGGCAACGCGGATCGGGGGTATGGCGGTGGAGGGCAGCCGCTATTTTCTGGGGGAGCCGCTGCCGGCCGCCGCCGTGGGCGCCGCGCAGGCGCGCTTGGCCGTCGCGATTTTCCTGCACGGATTTCGCGCCGCGGCCGATCTGGATCAGGGCGACGATGTCGCGCCCGCTGCATTGGTTCCCGCGCTTGCCCCCGGTAGCGCGCAGATGCGGCTTTCGGCCGAACGTTTTGCTGGCCTGTGCGCGGCGGCGGTCGCCGAATTTGTTGCCAGTGGTTTTGAAGGCGCCAGTATCGATCGGATCATCGCGGCCGCCGGTGTCGGGCGATCGACCATCTATCGCCAGTTCGGCAACAAGGATGGCCTGTTCCGGTATGTGATCGGCCGCGAAATCGCCGCGATCATCGCGGATGAGGTGGCAGCGCCTGCGGGGCCGGATATCGAATCCCGGCTGGCGATGTTGGCGCGGATCGCGCTGGAACGCCACCTGGAACCCGCGTCGATCGGTTTGCACCATTTGCTTGTGCAGGAAGCCAAGGCGTTCCCTGATCTGGCGCGGGCGTTTTACGCAGCGCAGGTGGCGCGGGTCGGTCGTCCCTTCGCGGCGTTGCTGGTGCAAGAGGGGGCGCCTTCTCCGTCACCCGCCGTGGTGCGCGCTTTCCACACGTTGGCGACGTTCGGCGTGCGCTATTTCGCGACGGTGCGTTCGGTCAGCGAAGATGAGCGCGCGATGGCATCGCGACAGGCCGCGCGGATTATCCACCGGGGTCTCGGAGTGGAAAACCCAATCGATACTGCGGTGTAA
- a CDS encoding acylphosphatase: MASTRVEIIMMIYRHLRIHGRVQGVYFRGWTIETAGEMGLAGWVRNRRDGTVEALVAGDPVAVAAFVAMCRHGPPAARVDRIDETDVPAEPLSAFTGRPTE; the protein is encoded by the coding sequence ATGGCCTCCACCAGGGTTGAAATCATCATGATGATCTATCGCCATTTGCGCATCCACGGCCGTGTGCAGGGTGTGTATTTTCGCGGCTGGACGATCGAAACCGCAGGCGAAATGGGCCTGGCCGGATGGGTCCGCAATCGCCGTGACGGCACGGTCGAAGCCCTCGTCGCCGGGGATCCGGTGGCCGTCGCCGCCTTTGTCGCGATGTGCCGCCATGGCCCACCCGCCGCGCGGGTCGACCGGATCGACGAAACCGACGTGCCGGCGGAACCATTGTCGGCATTCACCGGACGGCCGACCGAATAA
- a CDS encoding MucR family transcriptional regulator, whose amino-acid sequence MTDSTNSILIELTADIVSAHVSNNVVGNGDVPQLIQAVHAALAKAASGGQAAEEAQAAEKPVGAVGIRKSTSSPDHILSMIDGKPYKSLKRHITRHGYTPESYRETFGLPATYSLVAPAYSEHRRAVAKQLGLGRKKAAPAPAKAAPAARRPRKAAQPKG is encoded by the coding sequence ATGACGGACTCTACTAACAGCATCTTGATTGAACTGACGGCCGATATCGTTTCGGCGCATGTATCGAACAATGTGGTGGGCAATGGCGATGTGCCGCAGCTCATCCAGGCGGTTCACGCAGCTCTGGCAAAGGCTGCCAGCGGCGGCCAGGCTGCCGAAGAAGCGCAGGCAGCGGAAAAGCCGGTCGGCGCGGTCGGTATTCGCAAATCGACCTCCAGTCCCGATCATATTCTCAGCATGATCGACGGCAAACCGTATAAGAGCCTGAAGCGGCACATCACCCGCCACGGCTATACGCCGGAAAGCTACCGCGAAACATTTGGCCTGCCGGCCACCTATTCACTGGTTGCGCCGGCCTATAGCGAACATCGTCGCGCGGTTGCCAAGCAACTCGGCCTCGGCCGTAAGAAAGCAGCCCCTGCGCCGGCGAAGGCGGCTCCGGCTGCGCGTCGTCCGCGCAAGGCCGCCCAGCCCAAGGGCTGA
- a CDS encoding arylsulfatase, translating into MGRTIRTIGISACALATMLAAPAMAAAPAAAADTSAIQQKKAPAGAPNIVLVLLDDVGFGAASTFGGPAATTALDALARDGLRYNRFHTTAICSPTRASLLTGRNPHAAGIGAVMNSADSRPGYSGFQGKDTATVAEILRQNGYNTAAFGKWHQTPDWEISQAGPFDRWPTGEGFEKFYGFQGGETDQFEPTLYDGTTPVLRKPGKNYHLSEDLADRSIEWMRSQHAVAPDKPFFLYLATGGIHAPIQVPEPWIEKYRGKFDQGWDKLREEIFARQKKLGVIPANTKLTPRPESLPAWSTLTPDQKKLASRLMESYAAFLAHTDAQVGRVAQALKDSGQFDNTIFIYIVGDNGASAEGGLTGSLNYMGALQGLPESEEGKMARIDKIGAADSYAHVNSAWAWANNAPFQWTKTVASHLGGTRNPMVISWPKRITDKGGLRSQFGHVNDIMPTILEAVGIQAPAEVNGVAQKPVNGTSLVYSFTDAKAPERHKTQYFEVFGHRAIYHDGWMASAFHTRLPWGIGMKVDNKPFESDTWELYDLRADFSQANNLAAKDPKRLDDMKALFMQEAAANQVLPLRGQSIVSGLPDPSHGAKRATYYPGSISVPEKAVPTMTNRSWGLSSEIETTDASQGVIATIGGTAAGWSLYIDAQRRPVFTYRLFDIKTVDLVGEPLAPGKNVLRVNFDYAGKGFGKGGQLSLLVNDKQAATDSLPATPMAFFSINETFDVGLDTGSAAGRYPENAPIGYAFTGGTIGRVDVEQR; encoded by the coding sequence ATGGGCCGAACGATCAGGACGATAGGGATATCCGCATGTGCGCTGGCGACGATGCTGGCCGCCCCGGCAATGGCCGCAGCGCCAGCGGCGGCAGCCGACACGTCGGCCATCCAGCAGAAGAAGGCCCCCGCCGGCGCACCCAATATCGTTCTCGTCCTGCTCGACGATGTGGGCTTTGGCGCGGCGTCCACCTTCGGCGGCCCGGCGGCGACCACGGCGCTGGATGCGCTGGCCCGCGATGGCCTGCGCTATAACCGTTTCCACACCACCGCGATCTGTTCGCCGACGCGTGCATCGCTGCTGACCGGCCGTAACCCGCACGCCGCCGGCATCGGTGCGGTGATGAATTCGGCGGATTCGCGCCCCGGCTATTCCGGTTTCCAGGGCAAGGACACCGCAACGGTCGCCGAAATCCTGCGCCAGAACGGCTATAACACCGCCGCCTTCGGCAAATGGCACCAGACCCCGGATTGGGAAATCTCGCAGGCCGGCCCGTTCGATCGCTGGCCCACCGGCGAAGGCTTCGAAAAATTCTACGGCTTCCAGGGCGGCGAGACCGACCAGTTCGAACCGACGCTGTATGACGGCACCACCCCGGTGCTGCGCAAGCCGGGCAAGAATTATCACCTGTCCGAAGATCTGGCCGATCGCAGCATCGAATGGATGCGCAGCCAGCATGCGGTGGCACCCGACAAGCCGTTCTTCCTCTACCTCGCCACCGGCGGCATCCATGCGCCGATCCAGGTGCCCGAACCGTGGATCGAAAAATATCGCGGCAAATTCGATCAGGGATGGGACAAGCTGCGCGAGGAAATCTTCGCCCGCCAGAAGAAGCTGGGCGTGATCCCGGCCAACACCAAGCTGACCCCGCGCCCGGAAAGCCTGCCGGCATGGTCCACGCTGACGCCCGACCAGAAGAAGCTCGCGTCGCGGCTGATGGAATCCTACGCCGCGTTCCTGGCGCACACCGATGCGCAGGTGGGCCGGGTGGCGCAGGCGCTGAAGGACAGCGGCCAGTTCGACAACACGATCTTCATCTATATCGTCGGTGACAATGGTGCGTCCGCCGAAGGCGGCCTGACCGGCAGCCTCAATTATATGGGCGCTTTGCAGGGCCTTCCTGAATCCGAAGAAGGCAAGATGGCGCGGATCGACAAGATCGGTGCCGCCGACAGCTATGCCCATGTCAATTCGGCCTGGGCCTGGGCGAACAACGCGCCGTTCCAGTGGACCAAGACGGTCGCGTCGCATCTGGGCGGCACCCGCAACCCGATGGTGATCAGCTGGCCCAAGCGGATCACCGACAAGGGCGGCCTGCGCAGCCAGTTCGGCCACGTCAACGATATCATGCCGACCATCCTGGAAGCCGTGGGCATTCAGGCGCCGGCCGAAGTGAATGGCGTTGCGCAAAAGCCGGTCAACGGCACCAGCCTTGTCTACAGCTTCACCGATGCCAAGGCGCCCGAACGCCACAAGACGCAATATTTCGAGGTCTTCGGCCACCGCGCCATCTATCATGATGGCTGGATGGCATCGGCATTCCACACCCGCCTGCCGTGGGGCATCGGCATGAAGGTCGATAACAAGCCGTTCGAAAGCGACACGTGGGAATTGTACGACCTGCGCGCCGATTTCTCGCAGGCAAACAATCTGGCCGCCAAGGATCCCAAGCGGCTGGACGACATGAAAGCCCTGTTCATGCAGGAAGCCGCTGCCAATCAGGTGTTGCCGCTGCGCGGCCAGTCGATCGTTTCGGGCCTGCCCGATCCCTCGCATGGCGCCAAGCGCGCAACCTATTATCCCGGTTCGATCAGCGTGCCCGAAAAGGCGGTGCCGACGATGACCAACCGGTCCTGGGGGCTTAGTTCCGAAATCGAAACCACCGATGCGTCGCAGGGCGTGATCGCCACGATCGGCGGCACCGCGGCCGGCTGGTCGCTCTACATCGACGCTCAGCGCCGTCCGGTATTCACCTACCGCCTGTTCGACATCAAGACCGTCGATCTGGTCGGTGAACCACTGGCCCCCGGCAAGAACGTGCTGCGCGTCAATTTCGATTATGCCGGCAAGGGCTTTGGCAAGGGCGGGCAGCTAAGCCTGCTGGTCAACGACAAGCAGGCCGCGACAGACAGCCTGCCGGCAACCCCGATGGCGTTCTTCTCGATCAACGAGACGTTCGATGTCGGGCTGGACACCGGATCGGCCGCTGGCCGTTATCCGGAAAATGCACCGATCGGCTATGCCTTCACCGGCGGGACGATCGGCCGCGTGGACGTCGAACAACGCTAA
- a CDS encoding sulfatase-like hydrolase/transferase, producing the protein MAYRSASKSVALAAMVAGMTAALPAVAANMAPAAQPAAPSPASPWPQPPVAPAGAPNIILILLDDVGFGAPSAFGGPSATAVFDRLASEGLRFNQFHTTAVCSPTRAALLTGRNQHRVNFAIASGSEVAQTGYNGVWPKSTASVADVLRRTGYSTAAFGKWHNTPNWESSPVGPFDRWPTGLGFEYFYGFMAGEADQWAPILYRNTSITPTPDKPNYHFTADIADDAVSWLHTHQALAPDKPYFLYFAPGATHAPHQVPREWIDKYRGKFDQGWDRLREEIFARQKKLGVVPKDARLTPRPAELPSWDSRSADEKRLYARQMEVYAAFLAHTDHEIGRMIDAARKGPGGANTVVMYIMGDNGGSAEGGMNGSDHNLADIFYGVGADDVQTQLKRIDALGGDTLDNHFAIPWAWAINTPFQWTKQIASHLGGTRNPMVIAWPGKIGEPGALRPQFAHVIDVVPTIYDIVGITAPDSVDGVPQKSMDGISFATTLKGKATPPAHRTQYFEMFGNRAIYRDGWMASARHSLPWQLANRSLSVDQDKWELYDLSRDFSQAIDLAAKYPERLAELKALFQSEAERNDVLPMVTNIAFDTSKPSLEAGRGEFLFQRDGAPIPSLTGAPLLFGPHTITASITVPANGADGTILSNGAREGGSALLIQDGHLVYQNNVGGKHWDVIRSSRPVAPGAHSIAFELTGRGANAIGRLTIDGVVAGEGAIPRIALPSYLGALCVGRTCGSPVGRSYAAPFAFPGEVGDVRITRATPPRP; encoded by the coding sequence ATGGCGTATCGAAGCGCATCGAAAAGCGTGGCGCTGGCCGCCATGGTGGCCGGAATGACGGCAGCACTGCCGGCGGTGGCAGCCAATATGGCACCGGCAGCGCAGCCCGCCGCCCCTTCACCCGCATCACCGTGGCCACAGCCCCCTGTTGCGCCGGCCGGTGCGCCGAACATCATCCTCATCCTGCTCGACGATGTCGGCTTTGGCGCGCCCAGCGCCTTTGGCGGGCCGTCCGCAACGGCTGTGTTCGACAGGCTGGCCAGCGAAGGGCTGCGCTTCAACCAGTTCCACACCACCGCCGTCTGTTCGCCGACGCGCGCCGCCTTGCTGACCGGGCGGAACCAGCATCGCGTGAATTTCGCGATCGCATCGGGCAGCGAAGTCGCCCAGACGGGCTATAATGGCGTCTGGCCGAAATCGACCGCGTCGGTGGCCGATGTCTTGCGCAGAACCGGATACAGCACCGCTGCCTTCGGCAAATGGCACAATACGCCCAATTGGGAATCCAGCCCCGTGGGACCGTTCGATCGCTGGCCGACTGGGCTGGGTTTCGAATATTTCTATGGATTCATGGCGGGCGAGGCCGATCAGTGGGCGCCGATCCTGTACCGCAACACCAGCATCACCCCGACCCCCGACAAGCCGAACTACCATTTCACGGCCGACATTGCCGACGACGCGGTAAGCTGGCTGCACACACATCAGGCGCTGGCCCCCGACAAGCCCTATTTCCTCTATTTCGCCCCCGGCGCCACCCATGCGCCGCATCAGGTGCCGCGCGAGTGGATCGATAAATATCGCGGCAAGTTCGATCAGGGGTGGGACAGGCTGCGCGAGGAAATCTTCGCCCGCCAGAAGAAACTGGGCGTGGTGCCCAAGGACGCCAGGCTCACCCCGCGACCGGCCGAACTGCCGTCATGGGACAGCCGGTCCGCCGACGAAAAGCGGCTCTATGCGCGGCAGATGGAAGTTTATGCCGCGTTCCTCGCGCATACCGACCATGAAATCGGCCGGATGATCGATGCGGCACGCAAAGGCCCCGGCGGCGCCAACACCGTGGTGATGTACATCATGGGCGACAATGGCGGATCGGCCGAAGGCGGGATGAACGGATCCGATCATAATCTGGCGGATATCTTCTACGGCGTCGGCGCCGATGACGTGCAGACCCAGTTGAAGCGGATCGATGCGCTGGGCGGAGACACGCTCGACAATCATTTCGCGATCCCGTGGGCCTGGGCGATCAACACGCCGTTCCAGTGGACCAAGCAGATCGCGTCGCATCTGGGCGGCACGCGCAACCCGATGGTGATTGCGTGGCCGGGCAAGATCGGTGAACCGGGGGCGCTGCGCCCGCAATTCGCGCATGTCATCGATGTCGTGCCAACGATCTACGATATCGTCGGCATCACCGCGCCCGACAGCGTGGATGGCGTGCCGCAAAAAAGCATGGACGGCATCAGCTTTGCCACCACGTTGAAGGGCAAGGCGACGCCACCGGCCCACCGCACCCAATATTTCGAAATGTTCGGCAACCGCGCCATCTATCGCGATGGCTGGATGGCCAGCGCCCGCCACAGCCTGCCATGGCAACTGGCGAACCGTTCGCTATCGGTGGATCAGGACAAATGGGAATTGTACGATCTGTCGCGCGATTTTTCGCAGGCGATCGATCTTGCCGCCAAATATCCCGAACGGCTCGCCGAGTTGAAGGCACTGTTCCAAAGCGAAGCCGAACGCAACGATGTGCTGCCGATGGTAACCAATATCGCCTTCGACACGTCCAAACCTTCGCTGGAAGCCGGGCGCGGCGAATTTCTGTTCCAGCGCGATGGCGCACCGATCCCGTCGCTGACGGGCGCGCCGTTGCTGTTCGGGCCACACACGATCACCGCCAGCATCACCGTGCCCGCCAATGGTGCAGACGGCACGATCCTGTCCAACGGCGCGCGTGAGGGCGGTTCCGCCCTGCTGATCCAGGACGGCCATCTGGTGTACCAGAACAATGTTGGCGGGAAGCATTGGGACGTGATCCGATCGTCCCGGCCCGTGGCGCCGGGCGCGCACAGCATCGCGTTCGAACTTACGGGGCGCGGCGCGAATGCGATTGGCCGGCTGACGATCGATGGGGTGGTGGCGGGCGAAGGCGCGATCCCCAGGATCGCCCTGCCATCCTATCTGGGCGCCCTGTGCGTCGGGCGGACCTGCGGGTCGCCGGTTGGCCGGTCTTATGCCGCGCCATTCGCCTTTCCGGGCGAGGTTGGCGACGTTCGCATCACGCGCGCGACGCCGCCGCGCCCGTGA
- a CDS encoding formylglycine-generating enzyme family protein → MKQEGKTVDGMIAIKGGRFRMGSDRHYPEEAPAHDVIVDDFAIDATPVTNAQFAAFVAATGHVTFAETPPNPDDYPGILPEMIRAGSLVFTPPPGPIELRDPFAWWSFTFDADWRRPYGPGSTIDGLDDHPVVHIAYADAQAYADWAGKSLPTEAEWEFAARGGIADADYAWGDELEPGGVHHANVWQGAFPWQNLGGDGWERTSPVRNYPANGYGLFDMIGNVWEWTADWYADRHAAKDPAASACCVPRNPRGAVETESRDPCMPDLVVGRRVLKGGSHLCAPNYCQRYRPAARYAQPIDTSTSHVGFRCVVR, encoded by the coding sequence ATGAAGCAGGAAGGAAAGACGGTGGACGGCATGATCGCAATCAAGGGCGGCCGGTTCCGCATGGGTTCGGACAGGCATTATCCCGAAGAAGCCCCCGCCCACGATGTGATCGTCGATGATTTCGCGATCGACGCGACGCCTGTCACCAACGCCCAGTTCGCGGCTTTCGTGGCCGCCACCGGCCACGTCACCTTCGCCGAAACGCCACCCAATCCCGATGATTATCCCGGCATCCTGCCGGAAATGATCCGCGCGGGATCGCTGGTTTTCACGCCCCCGCCGGGGCCGATAGAATTGCGCGATCCGTTCGCCTGGTGGTCTTTCACCTTCGATGCGGACTGGCGGCGGCCATATGGCCCGGGCAGCACGATCGACGGGCTGGACGATCACCCCGTCGTCCATATCGCTTATGCCGATGCGCAGGCTTATGCCGACTGGGCGGGAAAATCGCTGCCGACCGAAGCCGAGTGGGAGTTCGCCGCCCGCGGCGGGATCGCCGATGCCGATTATGCCTGGGGCGATGAACTGGAGCCGGGCGGCGTCCACCATGCCAATGTCTGGCAGGGGGCGTTCCCGTGGCAGAATCTGGGTGGCGACGGGTGGGAACGCACGTCGCCGGTGCGCAATTATCCCGCCAATGGCTATGGCCTGTTCGATATGATCGGCAATGTCTGGGAATGGACGGCGGACTGGTATGCCGATCGCCACGCCGCCAAGGACCCCGCCGCTTCGGCCTGCTGCGTACCGCGCAACCCACGCGGTGCGGTGGAAACCGAGAGCCGCGATCCGTGCATGCCCGATCTGGTGGTCGGCCGGCGCGTGCTGAAGGGCGGATCGCATCTGTGCGCGCCCAATTACTGCCAGCGTTATCGCCCGGCCGCGCGCTATGCCCAGCCGATCGATACGTCCACGTCGCATGTCGGCTTTCGTTGCGTGGTGCGATAG